In Fodinibius saliphilus, the sequence TCGGTACAATCATGGATAACCTCGTGGAGATGAAAGGGCTGGCCACGCAGGCAGCCAACGATACCCTCGGCGAAGATGAGCGTGGGTTTATTGGTGAGCAGATTAAAGAGCTCGGCGCCGACATCAACGATATCTCTGATCAGACGGTCTTTCAGGGGTATGACCTGCTGAGTGGAGACGATACCACGGCCACCAAGTCCGGTGCCTTAGAGCTGACCTTCCAGGTCGGTGAACGGGAATCGGATACCATTACCGCGGATCTGGATGCGGTAAACGTAGGTGAGCTGTTTGCCGACGGTACCAACACCGCCCAGTTGGGTAACGCCAGCGGCGACGGTGCGGTAGCTGACGGATCGGCTATTGAAGCTACGGCTGCCGGAACAGCCGGTGCCACAAACCCAGGTGGAGCGCTTTCTTTTGAGACCGCAGCCGGAACGGCCGCCAACTCCTCTGACTTCCGTTCGTTCATCAACCACATCGATGATGCAATTACGACGATGTCGGAAAACGTAAACGATATTGGAATTACGCAGTCGTCACTGTCGGTCCGTGAGGAGACTCTCTCGCAGTCGATCAGTGCAAATGAATCGGCGAAATCCCGTATTATGGATACGGACTTTGCCAAAGCGCAGAGTGAGAAGGTCCGATTGAGTATCCTGCAGCAGACGGCGACTTCGTCTCTTGCGCAGGCCAACAACGGTCCGCAATCTGTACTCGGATTCCTTGGATAATCCCTGACGGGTTACCCCGTATAGTTAAAGACAGACCCTGTTGTTGCTTCGGCAGCAATGGGGTTTTTTATTATTATATTAAAGTAGATCTCTTTGTTTTTGAATTTGAATACAATATCATAAAAAGAGATTTTTAGATTTATATAAACTTTAAATTGAGTTACTTTACGCCATTCCATAAATTCATGTAGCAAAAACAAAGACCGAGGACTTTCGTTTGGATAAAGTGAAGATAATGTCGGCCGAAGATTTAAATCGCACCTACCGGCGATTTGCCCACCAGTTTTTGGAACCGCATGACGATCCCCAGAAATTAGCTCTTATTGGTATGCAAACTCGTGGGGTTTATATGGGAAAGCGTATTATGCAGCT encodes:
- a CDS encoding flagellin, giving the protein GTIMDNLVEMKGLATQAANDTLGEDERGFIGEQIKELGADINDISDQTVFQGYDLLSGDDTTATKSGALELTFQVGERESDTITADLDAVNVGELFADGTNTAQLGNASGDGAVADGSAIEATAAGTAGATNPGGALSFETAAGTAANSSDFRSFINHIDDAITTMSENVNDIGITQSSLSVREETLSQSISANESAKSRIMDTDFAKAQSEKVRLSILQQTATSSLAQANNGPQSVLGFLG